In a single window of the Flavobacterium sp. W4I14 genome:
- a CDS encoding hypothetical protein (product_source=Hypo-rule applied; cath_funfam=3.10.310.10), producing the protein MDNFTVTLSPDRKFHYQVEQLPHHVTGGCKYKIYQDGKFVASLEPDSRDFLHVCQNPAAIELEILHMLAEQIELVHPGITHLEDLQNIELDSDDELEAPPQNTS; encoded by the coding sequence CCCGATCGTAAGTTCCATTACCAGGTTGAACAGCTCCCGCATCACGTTACCGGTGGCTGTAAATACAAAATCTACCAGGACGGGAAATTTGTGGCCAGTCTGGAACCTGACAGCCGGGATTTTTTGCATGTATGCCAAAACCCGGCAGCTATTGAGCTGGAGATCCTGCACATGCTAGCAGAACAGATTGAACTTGTGCACCCTGGCATAACTCATTTGGAAGATCTTCAAAATATTGAACTCGACAGCGATGATGAGCTGGAAGCACCACCGCAAAATACGTCTTAA
- a CDS encoding two-component system phosphate regulon sensor histidine kinase PhoR (product_source=KO:K07636; cath_funfam=1.10.287.130,3.30.565.10; cog=COG0642; ko=KO:K07636; pfam=PF00512,PF02518,PF13596; smart=SM00387,SM00388; superfamily=47384,55785,55874): MQNKAEQISALIELNEELENYFRNTIIPQLFVDAHLILRKFTPPAMRQFSLKLTDVGRPIADIKENFRFPTIIENIQHVIDSGDVLEKEIQTTDLRWYQMNILPYIVQRDKKTNGVIITFVEITMRIRDLKEQEKLIAEHELLLDTISHDIKTPLTSLGLTIEMLRKLPEKDMERFPLLLEKVENSLTKMQQIIHDLTDSREQEHRYKAVEELLDFEHILEDVRLTLAPQINESSATITADIGFSEILYIRRKLRSIIYNLVNNAIKYRSSERIPEILIKTHQEGDFMVITVKDNGIGICENNLTGIFGKYQRISQSGDGSGIGLYLVKEIVGASGGRITVDSHLGEGSIFTVYLKIKA, encoded by the coding sequence ATGCAGAATAAAGCCGAGCAGATTAGTGCACTTATCGAACTTAACGAAGAGCTGGAAAACTATTTCAGAAATACAATCATCCCTCAGCTGTTTGTCGATGCACACCTGATACTGAGAAAATTCACGCCACCGGCCATGCGTCAGTTCAGCCTAAAGCTCACTGATGTGGGAAGGCCTATCGCAGATATCAAAGAAAATTTTCGTTTTCCGACTATTATCGAGAATATTCAACATGTTATCGATAGTGGGGATGTGTTGGAAAAGGAAATACAGACCACAGACCTGCGTTGGTATCAGATGAATATTCTGCCATATATCGTCCAGCGTGATAAGAAAACAAATGGTGTAATCATCACCTTTGTGGAGATCACCATGCGCATACGTGATTTAAAAGAGCAGGAAAAACTGATTGCTGAGCATGAGCTGCTTTTGGATACTATTTCGCATGATATAAAAACTCCACTCACCAGTCTGGGACTTACGATCGAGATGCTTAGAAAACTGCCAGAGAAAGATATGGAACGGTTTCCATTGCTTTTGGAAAAAGTGGAGAACAGTCTGACCAAAATGCAACAGATAATCCATGACCTAACCGATTCCCGTGAACAGGAACACCGTTATAAAGCGGTGGAGGAACTGCTTGATTTTGAGCATATCCTGGAGGATGTAAGGCTAACGCTTGCACCGCAGATAAATGAATCGTCTGCAACGATAACAGCTGATATCGGTTTTTCTGAAATCTTATATATCCGCCGTAAACTGCGTAGCATAATCTATAACCTGGTTAATAATGCAATAAAGTATAGATCAAGCGAAAGGATTCCGGAAATTTTGATCAAAACCCATCAGGAAGGGGATTTTATGGTAATTACCGTAAAAGACAACGGCATTGGGATCTGTGAAAATAATTTAACGGGTATCTTCGGCAAATACCAGCGGATTTCTCAGTCTGGCGACGGCTCAGGGATCGGGCTTTACCTGGTTAAGGAAATTGTAGGTGCTTCTGGGGGAAGGATTACCGTTGATAGTCATTTGGGAGAAGGTTCAATATTTACTGTTTATCTGAAAATTAAAGCTTAA